A stretch of DNA from Acomys russatus chromosome 4, mAcoRus1.1, whole genome shotgun sequence:
CATGAGCCCTAGAATATGCATTTCATTTGTAGTTGCTGGCTGGGTCACTGGGGTTATCCACGCCCTGTCCCAGCTCTCTTTTGTCGTAAACTTGCCTTTCTGTGGTCCTAACAAAGTGGACAGCTTTTACTGTGACTTCCCTCGAATCATACAACTCGCATGCACAGATGGAGATAAGTTTGAGTTTGTCATTGCTGCCAACAGTGGCTTCATGAGCATGGGGaccttcttcctgcttctcctctccTATGTCTTCATTTTGGTCACAGTCTGGAAACGGTCTTCAGGGGACTTGTCCAAGGCGCTTGTCACTCTGTCAGCTCATATCACTGTGGTCCTTCTCTTTTTTACTCCATGCATGTTTCTCTATGTTTGGCCATTCCCCACTTCATCAATTGACAAATACCTGTTTATTGCTGACTTTGCTATAACACCTGCCCTGAATCCTGTCATCTATACATTAAGgaacaaagatataaaaatagcAATTCAAAGATTATGCAAAAGGGTTGATTATGGCAGATTTTGCTAACTTCTTCTTGTGCAGGAACTCCGAAAGTACATCCAACCTTACATTGGAAGGTTCCCTGAGGCACATGCTATATCACCTTGACAATTGCAGATTTCATCTACCTCACAATGTATATCCATTCCCACAAACTATTAATGCCTTGGTCCTGTCCCCTTGAAAAGTTAGAATACTTCATCAGTATGTacttcttaaaagaaataaaaagcactaTGGATAAATAAAAACGGTGTTTTCTTATCTAGCTTTTGATAACTTTAACACAACAAAAGATTTAATGACATCCTATAATATtcaaaaatgaactcaaaattTGTTTGGGTAAGTAAATGAATCATCACAATTACTGGTTCTGTATTTAGGACTAGCTTTCTACTTATTAAAGTTGTGTTCTCTCAAAAAGAACACAGAGTTTATATCTGAGCATGAACAGCCCATTCAGAGAAGTATTGGAGTAAttatttgaaagtgatatctcAACAGTTTCTAGGGGCAACGCTGTCATATAGAATTCTTTCCATCGTAAGATGAGGTGTGCAGAATTGTTACTCATTTTGAAACACTATTTTCTTATCGTATACAATCTGTCTCCTAGAAATATTCTCTCTGCACTTTAGGTAATCTAGAAAAGTGGTGAATCCCATTTGCTGATAACTAAACTAAAATAACCAAGTAAAGTGAAGGTGATCATCTGAAGTATGATAACTTAATGAACTACGAATGAAGTCTTCCCACTGTAACCATGTGACACTGACTGGTACATGGGCATGGAGAATTCTATCATCTGAATAAGATCCAGTCTCAACTTTGTATGAGTCCCTAGAAACTATCAACTGACAGCAATCTTTCATTCATGAGCATGGCCCAGCAAATAAATGCCCAGTATAATACTATAAATACCAGAATTAGATACCATGCCCTACAAAATGCAAATCATCTGACTTTTACTGGGTCAAGAATTGACATCCAAGTTTGAGGTTAAAGTTCTAGATAAAGCCCAACatagcctatatatatatatatatatacacacacacacatatatatatatattataaggaATATAAGGAGGcacaagggaagaaaggaataTTTGACAAAAAGAGCACTGAGGTGGTCTTcatatttgaaagaataaaaaatactaaTAACACCACACGGAATAGCAGGAGCCTCAGGAGGGCATTTCATGTTACTGAGTATGATGCAGTGTAACTATCTTCTTTTACTGAAATTGTTTTTACATAATATATTCTGACTATACATTCCTCCCCTCTACTCCCggttcctccccccctccccgtccGTTGAGGTCCATTCCCTTTCCATCTCACacttgaaaacaaacaggcatctaagggataataatataatataacataacacaatataatatacaataaaatacacacGTCAAAATTtggcaaaaaagaaataaaacatccaaAGAAAGGTTATAAAAAACAGATACAGATGCATAGAACACTGATTCCTACATTCAGGATTCccctaaaaacacaaaactagaagccataatatatacccCAAACCTATAGgattaaagaaatgaatgaagagtGAGGTGATACAATCTAGatatagtctgaataaattataataactttttaaaaagagaagaaaagactcCTAGGAATGTATTAAATTATGGGATGGCATCTAGTGTCATGTTAaggaaatgttttcagtttttcataaTTTGATATGATGTTGACTACAGATTTCTTTTTGGTAAACAatgctccttctcttcttttgtcATGAATAAAGATTGAGCTTTATCAAAAaacaatgaattaatgaatgaataaataatatatttttatatccatgacatgacattatgaggcaacaaaaccaaaaaaatatccATAGATGCAGTAGAATTCGTTTTCTATTGACCATCAACTGCTGGGCGTGTGGCTTACCCTTATGGGTAGTGTATTTCCCCAGGGAGACTCCATTGGAAAACTt
This window harbors:
- the LOC127188414 gene encoding olfactory receptor 4F21-like — protein: MDQLNDSMVSEFVLLGLSSSWETKIFLMVAFFMLYVGILLGNLFIVILVIADSHLHSPMYFLLANLSLNDVWVSSTTVPKMISDLLKENKVISFHSCMTQICFIHIMGGVEMVLLIAMAFDRYTAICKPLLYLSIMSPRICISFVVAGWVTGVIHALSQLSFVVNLPFCGPNKVDSFYCDFPRIIQLACTDGDKFEFVIAANSGFMSMGTFFLLLLSYVFILVTVWKRSSGDLSKALVTLSAHITVVLLFFTPCMFLYVWPFPTSSIDKYLFIADFAITPALNPVIYTLRNKDIKIAIQRLCKRVDYGRFC